The genomic interval TGCAGTGGTCTTATCCATACAAGAATGGATGCGTTTCCAAGGACATTACAAGTAGACACATATAAAACACTGGCATACCACAACATGAGAAGCGCTGTCATGTTCTGAGCTGTGAAACCTCAGTGATCGATAGCAGAGGCAATACAGGCTGGTATGAATTCGTGAAATAACGGTTCATTAACAACAGAGCAGtcagtcacaaacacagagcagtaGGACAGCTTGTAGCCTGAAAGACGCCAACTCATCCAAACGGTCAGAGCTGATCAGCAGCACTACAACATGTTCagtagtatgttttttttacacgttattacatattacataatacatattacatacatacaagaCAACAAAGCAGGCAGATTGGCGCCTTGGAAAGTGGGCTTGTCGTTTGTTTGCCATCTTCCCGGGAAGAACGTGTGAAAAGACACAGATTTAAGAAAACGTTCCCTAATCTTTATTATGCATATCCTCTACAGAGTGGTTAcatgtctttattttaaatacatcaaattaaatttaactCTAGACTACAAAACTCCTGATATGGATATGTATTCTAAGGGAGTATCTGTTAAAGAACATCACCATAGGAAGCTTTAATTTCTTTGAAAGGCCATGATTTGGTAAATCTATATCATATGACTAGAAGCAgaaaattataaacaaaaataatacaaatctaaactttattaaattaaacaataactcttctttcaggctttttttttttctctagaaCAAAGTCCTGTCGTCACATACTCTTACTTCCAGGAGGGCTTGAGGGTTTTGCTGGAGCTGGAGTCTTTAGATTGGATGGACTTCTCGGAGAAGCTGTTGCTCTTCCGCGAGCGGTCTCTGCTGGGCGGGGGGGTGTCGCTGCGCTGCGCGCTGTTGCCGGACCCCCGCACACTGCTGACCCTGCGCAGTGGGCCGTGGGGCTTCTCCTCGGCCCGGGCCGCTTGCTGCGTGTCGGCGCCGGTCGCTCGGCCCGCCCCATGCCTCAGGGAGCCTGTCCTGCCCAGCGTGGTGCTTTTGGagggggtggcgggggtggAGTCGGCAGGGGCCAGGTCTTTCTTGGTTCTGGAGGAGGAGGCCACGGTGTTGCGGGCGAAGCTGGGCAGGATGCAGGGCGAGGGGGACTGTGGGGCGGTTCCCTCTGACGCCGCCTGGGCTTGGGCCTGGGCCTGGGCCAGGGCCCGGAGGGTGGAGCGGCACATCTTCTCCTCAGGTGGGGGCTTGGGGACGTTCCTAACGGGTTTGGCACTGGGCTTCCTGAGGCTTGGCTTGCGCGGGGTTTGGTCGCGGGTCCAGCGGGAGATGCCGCTGTATGGGGTGCCCCTCTGGGCCTTGGTCTCCTCGGCGGGGAGGCTGGCGCGTCGGAAGGAGCGCACGTGCCTCTCGCCCCTCCTCGTCGGGGCGCTCTGGTCACGGAGCGGGCGCCTGGAATCAGCGCTCTCGTGGCCCGGCGGTCTCTCGACCCGTTTGCCCAAGCTAGCAGAGCGGCTCACTTTGGTCAGCGGGACCACCTTGCGCACGTTCTGGCTGTCCGTGGATGACCGCGGCCGAATGGAACGGGCTGCTGTGATGAGTCGAGCGGTGGGGCCCCTCAGTGCCCCCTTGGCTTTTGCCTGTGCGATTTTGGGGCCTTTGACCTGTGAGGCCTCCTCTTCTGCCGGTTTGTCATCTGTGGTGTCGGAGGCTGCCTCCTCTGTGTCAGCCGTTGGGGTAACAGATACCGGCACGTCACTACTCGGTTTGGGTGCCGAGAGCTCATTACCAGTCGCAGACTCAGCGTTGGAGGAGAGAGAACCCTGTCCTTTTCTGGTAGCCTGACCTTTGTTGTCCAGAGTTTTGCTATCAAAGCGAACGCCTTCCTTCCTCACAGGGGAGCTGTCGATTTCCGAGTAGTCCAGCGTCACAGAGCAGTCAGTCTCTGTGCAATCCAAGATGTAATAAACAGGTTTTCTGTTCGAGACAGGGGTGTCCAAGGGCAGAGGCGTGTCGCAGGTCGTTGACGAAACTGTGCTgttgtcctcttcctcctccttctgaAGAGAAGACATTTTATAATCCCATTCTGTCCTGGAGTCCTGCCCCTTCCCCGAGCGCTTACTGGAGGGAGGGGTGTCCAAAATGAGGGTCTTCGGAGGgtccctcactctctccaggTCTGTAACCACCAGATCCCCGTGGTTGACAAAGTGCTtatcgttgttgttgttgctgacaggagagaggaggtcGAACTGCTGCAGCCCAGGGACTAAGGTGTGCCGCTCGACATTAACATTCATTTGTCCAACTTTTGTTCCCAATgtcttttgaaacacatttttgttatgaCCCATCCTTGGTATGAATGCGCCTTCAGACACTGTGGTGAGCTCGTTGTCATTGACATGGGGGTcttcgttgttgttgttgttgctgaagCACGTTGAGGACCGGCTGAGTGGGCTCAGGGGCTCTGTGACCGTCTGTGGCGAGGTGGCCTGCTTGTCGCAGGACGGGGGCTCCTTGGCATCCAGCTCGCGGTTGTCATCCTGGGAAAGCAGCCAGGCAGCAAGCCTCCGTTGCTGGGGCCGGCCGGAGCGCGGCAGGCTGTTGAACTTCTCTGGGTCGTCAGACCGGAACAGCTCTAGGTAGCTCTGTAGCTCACGGTCGGCCACGGCAGCCATGGTGTGGCGCTGGCGgcgggagctggaggagcgGCCCAGAGGGCTGTGGGGGCTGAGGGGCCGCTGCTGCAGGAAGTCCAGCAGCCCCTCCCGGGTCAGTGTCTCCACGTCATTCTCGCTGCTGCTGCGGCCAAAGCTGCCGCTACCGCCACCGCCGTTGcctccgccgccgccgccgccgccctgGTCCTTCTCGCCGCTCCACATGCCAcgcttctcctccagctccttcagacGCCGCTGCCGTGCCGCTTCCTTCAGCTCCCGCTCCAGGTTATCCTGAGGGGCCAGCACACTGTCCGTCATGATGCACTCAAGCCACCTTAAAACACATTCTCAAGCCACCATAAAACATGCTCTCAAGCAATCTTAAAACGTTCTCAAGCTGCCTAAAAACATGATCAAAACACCTTAAAGCATGTTCAACCAATCTTAAAACACATTCTCAAGCAATCTTTAAACTGCTGAGGTTGATTTGGTCTGGTCTACAGGTTACTCCTGAATTAAGAGAACACCACTGTACCTTCACGGCCTTTTGGAACTTTAGGCAGAAGTCCTGGAATATCCGGAAGCAGTCGTCCAGTTTGAAGGCGTCTTTGTCTTCACAGAAGAAGTCGATGAGCATGCTGCCCTCCTTGCGCAGGTCCAGCCTGCGCTTCTTGAGGTCGTGCAGCATCCGTGTGGCGTTCTGCACAAGAGGAGATGCCTTGAGTCTAACTGCACAaactcacatgtgcacatgcactcacaagTCCTGCAGCTACCATATGGATCTCTGACAACAGAGTAAGTTTACTCTATGCTCCCTtgcgcatatatatatatatatatatacacacacacacacacacacacacacacgacgTACATACACTTTAGACTTGTATTCTACTCTATTAACTAACTATAATATACGTGCATATACtaactgttgctttttttacAATGAAGTGACAATATAAGCAGATAGTGATACAGCTGGCTACCTAATAACCATGGCTATATTATCAATCTGTCATATTtagaaaacaagtaaaaaaatggTTGAAGTACAACATTTTGGATGAGACATTGGATAAGATAACTAACACATTATTTATAGTGCTATTTATAGCCATTTTCcttctattattattgtttgtacATCAAGTACAGCTGTAGTCACAGGTCTGCAGAAACATATCAATTTAACAAGCCAAATATAAAATGACAGTGCAGATTTAATGGATGTGCTTTTATGTCTTTAAAATGATTACTATGGTATGCTGTGATCCTATGTCTGTACTAACaaatcaatccatcaatcagATTAGCGCTAACAGTAGTTTCCTGTCAGAATGATGATGTTGATTAAGTGATAGATACCAGCTACTGATTGACCGGTATCTTTATGCTGAACAGGGTCTCACCTGCAGAAACTgatccagctgcagcagcagctctgagtCCTTCTGGATCTTCTCCTCCAATGACTTTGTCCTCACATACAGAGACTGAAAGTCTGCTTCTATATTCTCTACTGAAATCCTGTGAGGGATATAAAAAAAGGACACCggtgaaaaccaaacaaaacctCCTTCACATATTTACCTATCTACAGGGAAGAGGCCAGTAACATGTGCTTTGCAGCTATGACTTTGCACATCGAGGTCACCAACAGGGTCATCGCTCAACAGGACTAATGGGCCTGGCTGCACCTGTCTGCTGCTCCACACAGGTGACACCACCCCTCCAAACTCTGACATATGGGTGTAATTTGGTAGgtgtacacaaaaaaaaaaaaacacagcaaaggcAGGTAGCAGCTCTCCTCATTTTAGCtccaaagaggggaaaaaaagtcaggAAGAACACAAAATCTGTAACCACTAAACTCCAGTATATCTCCTTactacatttccatttttaatctctgttttaattaaaatgatttatttctaccttttctctctttgctgtgctgtttataGTGATTGTACACTGCTGAGAAGTATGTGTGAATAATCTGAACTTGcccaggaaatgaaaaatgtaaactagCCACCAGCTAATTCTACTACTATATATTTCCTACACAAACCATTATGTGTCTCTTATCTACGCAGTCCCTTATAAATCCCAACCATATCCCCTTATACACCCGGATATTTACTAAAGaagttgtgggttaagtactgtgcccaagggtacagcagcagtgccccagtcccccagagtcctgctccttaccactattctaTACTGCCACCCAGAATATCTTTACTGTACACATATTCATCTGTCAGCAGCCAGAGATGCCATGCGCTGGTCCTCCCGCCAGCTTTCCAGTTcagagggtacagcagcagtgccccagcagggaattgaattgaacaagcaacctttcggttactagcctggctccttaccactatgctacactgctgcccctattCTACATCCAGCCCCCCAAACCTGGAGTTGGAATCTGGCGAAAGTGGTAAGAATCCAGGCTGGAGGCTTCACCTGACTGCACTCTGCACATGGTGCAGTTTCTCAGGGAATTTCAGCAGACTCTGATCCTTCTTCTGCGCCTCCTGCAAAGAGAAGAGGGATGGTCTCAAGCATTCATCTGTGCGGCCAGGAGAagagctgtgagagaggaaCATGGCCTCAGAGGGTCATTCTGCCACAGCTGATCCCCCCCCTTCCTACAATATTTATCGCctcatttttacttttgtttacctcacagcagcaatgtcattaaatatttactcCAATTTATGAGAGAGATGAGAATTCGGATGAAAGAGAAACCAAAAGATGTTTTATACATATCGTTTTTATGACAACCTTTTAGCCACGAGATGCACGAATAATATTCTACACAAAGCTATCTGGTGAACTAAAGCAGTCTTAAATTTTGTTAAAACCATGAAGaaattttttgttaaattgaAGAAAGTTTTGTTATATCTCATGATGACAGGTAGTAAGATTCACAGAAAAAAGTGCCTTATCCATGTTATGATAAATCAGACCCACAAGTATAGTGGAATTGAACATTGGCTTGAATGTagggtttttgttttgaaaaaaatacaagttttaAAGGCCAAAATTGCCATACGTTTGTAGAAGAGTGCTGAAGCTTCTGCTTCATGACAAAAGGTGATGGTATTGGCCAAAGTAAAATACACTAGCTGTTGTGTGTAGTTAGAATAGTGGTAGGAAAATTTAGTCTACCTACAGTgaccatgctgaaaaaaatggatCCACAGCTGAGCTAATATAAGGGTTTGAGAAGGAGTCATGATGCTAATTTTAAGATCATGGGAGTTAATGAAGCAGATGCATCAAACTGTCATGCTGCTAAAaatacagcagcactgaaaatAAGATGGTTTTTACATGATTAAGATTGTGTTTTGAATATTGGATTTCAAACTGTGTTATTGAGTTACTACATAAACATAAGTCCCAATGGATTACTGACATCTTCCACAGTAAGAAGACATATTCCCCCCACACTGATTGCTTCAGCTGTCAATGATAATTCTAAAAAAGTGAGGTCACCTTATAATCGGGGCCATCTTAAATTCAGACATATATGGCATCTCTCAGCATCCTCCTGCAATACATTTCTCAGCATTCTTTACTCACCAGTGCCACAAAATGCAGGAGGTTCATCCCTGGCTTGTTGGCCTTGGTGTCGGCCAGGGAGAGGAGTGATGACAGCTTGAAGCCAACAGCGTTGCCCGCATAGCCACCCTGTGGGGACATAACTGACCCAGTGTCAGGGAGACTGCGGTCGGGGCTCATGCATCACCCCGTCCCGTCGCAGCGTTGGTCAAAGCGAAAAGCGAGGGACACTCACCGCATTCATAATGTTTCCAGCCTGAAGGACCAAGTGCAAGACGGCATGGAGCTCCTCGCAGGTCATTAACTCTGCAGGAGGTCAATGCAAATTCAATCAGACCAGACAAACTGTGCCATCTCATCCCTCTCAATGCCATTACCCACATTTCTCCTCCTCTAATTACACCTACTGAGAGTTACATCACTGGAACGAATTTAACTGACAGAATGAATACCATTTCATATATTACCCTGACTATTATTTGCAGCTAAATGTGACTGCATGCAAGTTCCACAGCTGAAGAACTCGCACATTATGGTTTTTCCATGTCCTTGACAAATCACTCaagcatccttgaaatgtacAGAAGTGTAGCCATAATGGAGCTAACCTTCAGTCACTAAATATAGTGTGGGACCACATTCCCTCTCAGACACAAAGCCACAGAAGTCTAAGGTCTGTAAGGCTAAAATGATTGTACAGCAAGATTTTCTCAGAAAGAGCTCCTATATACACTCAGAGCAGGGGAAAAAGGAGTGATTCAGCAAGAGGAAACAGAGATGGATGAATGATTTTCCAGTGCTTATTAGTCAGTAGAGAGCTCCAAATATGCTGAGGCTCATAAAATTCAAAGCCAAAGCATGTGTGTTAAACCATATTTGCAATAAACCAATAGGATTTAACAGACTACTACTGTTACCTTCAGCAGAAAGGCATGCGTCTTATCAATTAAAACATGAGTatggaaacagacaaaaatataaatatccaAGTAGAAGAgcaaaattataataaaaacaatctACACAGTCAGAACAGATTGTGTTTAAGGTGATGAATACAGAAACCATATCAGTGGCCTTGTAATAATTTCAATTGCTTGATTTGAATGAGGTTTCCtcagagaacacacacaacatgatGTGTAGAACACCTATCCAGCCAGTGGCAAGGACCTGGTCCTGAGGTGAAACCTATCTGGGCGCTGGTTCTGTTACACACGCTTGCATTCGGAATATCTGGGTCACCTGCTGCAGCCAGCTGAGTGGGGCAGGGGCGGATTCCGTTACCTGTAGTCGCAGCTCGAATGACATCGATCTCATGGCTCATCATGGAGCAGGAGGGCATGAATTCCTCCTTCAGCACCATGGCCTCGATGCGAACCTCAAAACTGAGAGCACACACATATTGCCCTTACCGCTCAAACCCAGAGGCGCTCTATAAAAGGCAAAGCGCAGATGGAAGTGAGAAAGGCTTGCTTACCTTGGCACCTGGATCAAGAGGTACATGAAGGAGTCCACAAGAGTCAGTTTGCTGGGGTTGCCCTTGAACGCCTGCAGCTTCTTCAGCTGTGGGGGGACAGAGCGGTGATGAAAATCGATCCTGTCATGCATGGCTACCTGCCTCTGGGGGGGGGTGACTTTCTCACATAGGCTCACATCTCGTAGTGTGGCTCTTACAATCTGTGCCATAAAGCAAATATCTACACACACGGAATCTGATCTCTCCTTGTCAATACCTCCCAAACCTACTAGCAATGACTGTTAATACGTTGCATAATCCACCAGCACATACAATGAACACAAAACTAGTTTCTAGACAGCACCACCTCTTACTCTGCTGGGCAAGGACAATCTTTGGAATTGCTCTCATTAATACACAAGTCTGAACTAACGAGAATAATTATGACTTCCAAACATGTTTGGACAAATGATGGTAATTACCAAACAGTAAATGCACCCCGATATAAACCTGTAATTAGATCCAAAACAGCAAACTTATAAGGCCGTGAGACACCCAGTCTCACGAACAGATTAAAATCCTTTATTAAGTGGGCAAGGACATATCAAAAATCACACCTGACCTAGGGGTTGAAGCTGGATTCTAATCCCTTAGAAAGACATTGCTACCTGCTCTAGACACAATCTCTCAGGAAAATGTCAATAACCTCTTTCAAAGGGATATGCACCCAAATCCTTCAGCTATGCCGCAATAAAGGCCATacttcaaaaatattaatatatatgcaaattcatatacagtatattgaaaaactaaaacaggAAGCACTTCATTTTGCTACAGGGACCTTAATTATGAAATCTTAGCACCGaccatgttaatatttaaatccAGATTTAAGACCttttaaaatctaattaaaaaaCCCTGTTCTGTGTAGCATGAAGTTAGCCTACAGCTACGGTAGCACAGACTCCTTCCCACCCCATGTCACTTAGGTCTGAGCTGAATTATGGTACTataaaacagcagcatcacatgCTATCCACCACTTACTATATGGGGCCCATGAGCTTCCATTGCTTCACTCTCAGAGGTATGCCCACTACCACATCCACTTCAATATGTAATTCCAGATCCTTAATGTGAGATCACTTTTGTGATCTGATGTTTTCCGTATGTACTGTTAAGAAGATGGCCTTTTTTGAGGTCACCTTATTATTTGTGCACTTTAAACACACTTATTTGAGTTTACTTTGGTATAGGACAAGGTCAGCATAGAAACAActatatgtaaatgttgtgtaaatgcACATAACAGCAAACGTCTGCAAACTCAGCCAGAACTCTTCATATGAATTTTGTTGAAGTGAGACCAAAACCTGCTTCCTATTCAATCAGACtgttatataatattaaaaatgacacttaACAGGAAGACACATATTAAATAACCTTGCGCCAGCAATATAACCATTATTACAGTTGTAAAAATTCTCCTGCTCCAGTTGGATGGCTCACCTCCTCTGACTCAggcagcagcttcagcagctcTTTGAGGGGTCCGGAGCCGTACTGCTTGCTGTTGCCAAAGCGGATGTCTTCAATGATGGACTGGTTCGATCTGCAACACAGTAAATTCACTGGTGTACAGTACAGCAGACACTTGCTCTCAGCTCACAGTCCCTCTAAAGTCCACAAATCCAGTCCATTCCTCACACTGGCAACCATCATGTGATTTAGCCTCCTGagccaaaatggaaaaagataTAAAATGCCAAGACTGCAAGGCACAGGAAACCCATGGCATTCATGGAATTGCCAATTTGCAGTTACACATAGTGGCGCCAGGCAACGCTCCCTGTTCCAGACTTCACCctgttcccagcatgcacagagcTGTGCCAACACCTACACTCTtgcacttttacatttatacatttattgcaCATGGGTGGACATACTGATAGTCCAGAGATGCTGGACAAATGCTGTGATGTTGCAGAGTCCAGGTGGgaactgtatttttgtaatgcAGGTAACACAAAGTTGGCATGTGCAGGTGTTTTGTCAGGATGCATGGGCGTCTCCGGAGATTAAAACTTTGCTGTTATTGCTTGTGGGCTTGCTGCAGTTGCTTGCTGTTATTGCTTGTGGGCTTGCTGCAGTTGCTTACTTTGTTCACCTCCACATGTTTCACTCCTTTCCCTTTTACAACTATGGCTAAtcttgaaataatgaaaacaactcCTGCAGAGCATTTACTCTGTCAGATTTACTCCTTCTTTCTGTCACATTCATTCACTCCTTAACACTGTACTGAATAAAATACCTGGGCAAGTAAAAACTGTTTTGGGCAAccagtttcattttttggaaCTTGGAAGTCTTCCATGTAAAGTAAAGCTTTGTCCACGCAGTTTCATCATAAACAGATTAATTGTTTctatattacattaccttaaatgtgcattttgtgatGAGAACATATATACTCCCCCACACAAGTCCATAATTGGACCAGCATTCGTGGATATCCCCATTCACAGACATCAGgaacacacacaatgaacagCATGGGTCTCCTGAACTGAAATAATGCAGAAGGTATATCGCATATAGCAAAACATCTGACAACAACATAGAATTCCTTCACAAATGTCTGATGTACTGCTGTCACAACAATGGAGCtggggattggggggtgggggcggttGGGCTCACCCTGTAATTCTGATTTAGTGGATTTAGTGGAGACTTTGTCTCCAAGTCACTGAGTTTCATTGTATCTTAATGTTTACTTTACCCAATGAAAGCCTGAAACCAGTGCTTCAAACAAAATTGTGTTAAATGCAAGAAATTAGAAATATTCTGAAATAGACAGATTTTGCCAGATTGCAGTTTCTTGCAGTTTTTTATACTTATTTACTTCTAGTGGTCCTGGATTTTGTACAACTCATATGACAGACTGCATTGTTATGGAAAGGTCTGACACATGCAAATATACAAGGTACCCACCCTCCCGAAATACATAACCAGCATGCAAATGTTGAAATACCAACGCTGCAACCAGTAATACATTAACACCATGTCACAGCCTGTTCTGTACCTGTCAACTCAAGACTATTTTTGCAATGGCTGCAGTTAGACTTCAGTTTGCCTGATGGTTTCTCTCCGATTTCTCTGATGGGTACAATCTTCACTACAATTTGAAACAATGATAAAATCAGGCAGAATTTTACCAACAGGCAGACAGGTTCTCTCTCAGATTTCTTAACCTTACATGGGAGAGAATGGAGAAAAGATGGCCCATTCATAATGAGAGTTTCAGAAATATGACATAAGCAAAAATCTAAAGAATCTACACATACAGcttcatatttcaataaaatgtttaaggTGATGGAAGCACATTCCACTGACTACTTATAAAGAGCCAGATCAGAACACTGTGAAAAGtgagaaatgcttttttttttgtcactgcgTATGACAGCCAACAGAGACTTTGTGtatattgatttgttttccGGAAAGCTGCAAACTAACATAAATGACTCGGGTCAGGGGATTGTCCTGGTCCAGATGGATATCTAATATGATAGGAAACCACGGCACAACAGAAGGATAAATGGATTTTCGCTTCACTGCCAATCGATGTTATATTACTCCATGACAGGGACAGTTGCCTCATACTGTGTCTGGTAAGCAACCACAAGGTTATTGGATTATGCAACTATCCTGGGCACTAAGCTTGAAAAAGCACGGCCAGGCACAAGCTATTTCAGTGTTAAACTCTAGGACGGACagcaaagaaaaatgcttggtaaaaaaaaaaaaaaaaaactaagatgAAAGCTGacagatttacattttaccTTTCCTCATGGCAGATGGTCTTATTCAGCAACTTACTAAAAAGTAGCCGAAGAGACACTGAATCATTAGTGGCATTCCTTGAAACATTCTGCCACTGTGGTTAACTGccacaaagggaaaaaaaagctgtcactACCACCATTTTCCAGCCACTAAGCTTGCATTACCACAAAGTGTTTACCACTGAGCTTTTGCTGCTGTATAAGCTTACAGTGCCACTGGGCTTTTGTCTTCAAGGCTTAAACCAAATCAGTGTTATCACTAAGCTTTTACTACTCTGTTTTGGGGGGGAAGCAAGGATCAGAGTGTAAGGAGCCAGGGTGTAGTCTCAATAGATGGGTTTTGAATCTAAGCCTGCTGTCCTCACTGATGAGAGGAGCTAATTCTACAACTTGTGGGCCTGgtcagagaggacagaaacCTGAGATGAGCAGTCCTTTCAAGTAAGAACGACTAAGGGACCAAACATAGAGGAGCACAGTAGTCTGGCAGGAGTGTAAAGTTGGTGGGTATGCACATTCTGAAGAGCTCATACTGTAACGTGATCACAGTAAGAAGCAACCACTATGGCTCCCAAGTGGTTTGGTTGACGAGCCATTCATCTTAAGTGCGTGTTCAGCTCCATGGCTTGGGTTGAATCCCAGCCACGTCATCAGCACCACATGACCAGGAGCCTACACTGGCAGAGCAAAGTGGCTTTGTTAGGGACAGCCTCGGGTATAACTGCTCTCAGTCACCCTGTCAGATGTTAGCTGCctggcagctgtgtggatgAAGTTAGAGGAacagtgcctatcctccaacaGATGCCCATTCACTGTGGTGTATTATGGGACTTG from Megalops cyprinoides isolate fMegCyp1 chromosome 22, fMegCyp1.pri, whole genome shotgun sequence carries:
- the LOC118769631 gene encoding FH2 domain-containing protein 1-like produces the protein MRVMNSLSLANDKENCGGEDSAASLMPLSPPMSAPAGPPPPPPPPPAPPPPPPPGLPPPPPPPPPALGNPTHGLRKKKRVRSFFWKTIPEEKVKGKANIWTLSVRQQQYQIDVRTVEELFGQQDEIRSAPPTGRRGSLSRGGSFKDSKEEISILDSKRGMNVGIFLKQFRKSNQSIIEDIRFGNSKQYGSGPLKELLKLLPESEELKKLQAFKGNPSKLTLVDSFMYLLIQVPSFEVRIEAMVLKEEFMPSCSMMSHEIDVIRAATTELMTCEELHAVLHLVLQAGNIMNAGGYAGNAVGFKLSSLLSLADTKANKPGMNLLHFVALEAQKKDQSLLKFPEKLHHVQSAVRISVENIEADFQSLYVRTKSLEEKIQKDSELLLQLDQFLQNATRMLHDLKKRRLDLRKEGSMLIDFFCEDKDAFKLDDCFRIFQDFCLKFQKAVKDNLERELKEAARQRRLKELEEKRGMWSGEKDQGGGGGGGGNGGGGSGSFGRSSSENDVETLTREGLLDFLQQRPLSPHSPLGRSSSSRRQRHTMAAVADRELQSYLELFRSDDPEKFNSLPRSGRPQQRRLAAWLLSQDDNRELDAKEPPSCDKQATSPQTVTEPLSPLSRSSTCFSNNNNNEDPHVNDNELTTVSEGAFIPRMGHNKNVFQKTLGTKVGQMNVNVERHTLVPGLQQFDLLSPVSNNNNDKHFVNHGDLVVTDLERVRDPPKTLILDTPPSSKRSGKGQDSRTEWDYKMSSLQKEEEEDNSTVSSTTCDTPLPLDTPVSNRKPVYYILDCTETDCSVTLDYSEIDSSPVRKEGVRFDSKTLDNKGQATRKGQGSLSSNAESATGNELSAPKPSSDVPVSVTPTADTEEAASDTTDDKPAEEEASQVKGPKIAQAKAKGALRGPTARLITAARSIRPRSSTDSQNVRKVVPLTKVSRSASLGKRVERPPGHESADSRRPLRDQSAPTRRGERHVRSFRRASLPAEETKAQRGTPYSGISRWTRDQTPRKPSLRKPSAKPVRNVPKPPPEEKMCRSTLRALAQAQAQAQAASEGTAPQSPSPCILPSFARNTVASSSRTKKDLAPADSTPATPSKSTTLGRTGSLRHGAGRATGADTQQAARAEEKPHGPLRRVSSVRGSGNSAQRSDTPPPSRDRSRKSNSFSEKSIQSKDSSSSKTLKPSWK